A section of the Oryza sativa Japonica Group chromosome 1, ASM3414082v1 genome encodes:
- the NCL1 gene encoding sodium/calcium exchanger NCL1, whose product MATRRRSFPLVPLLLFLLAAAAYGRLISDGSPASASATSLLSNPVSAVIRLTTSNSASASSPPAAAPEEKCEQSYGFLPCTTTVLGNLFLVLAYGFLMYKAATFLSAGSELLLEIMGPGLVGGLLLPILGALPDALLVLVSGLSGSRETAQSQVLIGMGLLAGSTVFLLTLLWGTCVVVGKCDIGPNGVAVDLQNNKGFSLTGTGISTDVQTSYAARIMGISVIPFIIAQFPKMLKTHHGQRLAVLLALIVSFSLVLAYCLYQVFQPWIQKRKLAYAKHKHVISGILRHAQMEALGRLLNEDGTPNEDVIKKLFHKIDMDESQTLSRAELHALIIGINFEEVDFDKNDAVDKIMDDFDTSGNDIVEEAEFVSGMKRWLNEAKRSVPTSGAYSNKFITDYHARTRQEHDLLVDRSDETVESVENPGWCITKAVGLLLLGSAIAAAFADPLVDAVHNFSNASHIPSFFISFIALPLATNSSEAVSAIIFASRKKLRTSSLTFSEVYGGVTMNNTLCLGVFLALIYIRNLTWDFSSEVLIILLVCVIMGLFTSFRTTFPLWTCLVAYMLYPLSLVVVYILDFVFGWS is encoded by the exons ATGGCGActcgccgccgctccttcccgctcgtcccgctcctcctcttcctcctggccgccgccgcgtacgGACGCCTCATCTCCGACGGCTCGCCGGCCTCGGCgtccgccacctccctcctctccaaCCCCGTGTCAGCCGTGATACGCCTCACCACCTCcaactccgcctccgcctcctcgccgccggccgccgccccggaGGAGAAGTGCGAGCAGTCGTACGGGTTCCTCCCCTGCACCACCACCGTGCTCGGGAACCTGTTCCTGGTGCTCGCGTATGGGTTCCTCATGTACAAGGCGGCCACCTTCCTGTCGGCCGGCAGTGAGCTGCTGCTCGAGATCATGGGGCccggcctcgtcggcggcctcctcctccccatcctcgGCGCCCTCCCCGACGCGCTCCTCGTCCTCG TGTCTGGTCTGTCCGGGAGTAGAGAGACCGCACAAAGTCAGGTCCTGATTGGAATGGGGTTGCTTGCTGGTTCGACCGTCTTTCTTCTCACCCTTCTGTGGGGAACCTGTGTTGTTGTTGGCAAGTGTGACATTGGTCCAAATGGCGTTGCAGTTGATTTACAGAACAACAAGGGCTTCAGCTTGACTG GCACTGGTATTTCAACTGATGTCCAAACCAGCTATGCAGCTCGGATCATGGGGATTTCTGTTATTCCCTTTATCATTGCTCAATTCCCCAAAATGTTGAAGACCCACCACGGACAGCGCCTAGCTGTCTTGCTGGCACTTATCGTATCATTCTCGCTTGTGCTTGCCTATTGCCTTTATCAG GTTTTCCAGCCATGGATTCAGAAGAGGAAGCTTGCATACGCAAAACACAAGCATGTGATCTCCGGAATCCTCAGGCATGCCCAAATGGAAGCGCTCGGGCGGCTGCTTAATGAGGATGGCACACCCAATGAAGATGTCATAAAAAA GTTGTTCCACAAGATTGACATGGATGAGAGCCAAACCCTGTCCCGTGCTGAGCTTCATGCACTTATCATTGGTATCAACTTTGAGGAGGTTGACTTTGACAAGAATGACGCTGTTGACAAGATCATGGATGACTTTGACACGTCAGGCAATGATATCGTCGAGGAGGCAGAGTTTGTCTCGGGGATGAAGAGATGGCTTAATGAGGCCAAGCGCAGCGTCCCTACCAGTGGTGCCTATTCCAATAAGTTCATCACTGATTACCATGCG AGAACAAGGCAGGAACACGACCTTCTGGTGGACAGATCTGACGAGACAGTTGAGAGCGTTGAGAACCCTGGCTGGTGCATCACCAAAGCCGTGGGACTCCTGCTTCTCGGCAGTGCCATTGCTGCTGCATTCGCAGACCCGCTTGTTGATGCTGTCCACAACTTCTCCAACGCCTCGCACATCCCATCCTTCTTCATTTCGTTCATCGCCCTCCCGCTGGCGACCAACTCCAGCGAGGCTGTGTCTGCCATCATCTTCGCTAGCAGGAAGAAGCTACGGACCAGTTCCCTTACTTTCTCTGAG GTATATGGTGGTGTGACCATGAACAACACGCTGTGCTTGGGCGTGTTCTTGGCGCTCATCTACATCAGGAACCTGACATGGGACTTCTCATCGGAGGTGCTCATCATACTGCTCGTCTGTGTCATCATGGGACTCTTCACAAGCTTCAGAACCACATTCCCGCTCTGGACCTGTCTGGTGGCGTACATGCTTTACCCGCTTTCGCTCGTTGTCGTCTACATCCTCGACTTCGTCTTTGGCTGGTCATAA
- the LOC9271635 gene encoding protein SPEAR2 isoform X3, giving the protein MVQEHGGSNHLQQQHQHQLAKYGGGVAGTGVARASRKNKPKKVPQRGLGVAQLEKLRIEEQKKMEGGAALSSHGALGGGDGVLGHLPPPPPPSLALSALQSRSAADGGFPAALWSPVDPIKHPYKRSLCPQPPSPMVSTGLSLTASARHPTEPPSNQMYSSSGSRSSAAAAEEERETGGVDRSWPFMFKGMAAFRTTTSRAPPLVAPFSARTTTTGELAGLADVGPDLSRYEFRATNYFSKENGRARDPAFLTLSSQPPHLLKQPHVVPSYNDFSAMAFQGSNISSSSSQPFYSFLPVGPVRCERTLSECKTDVSEGVDLELKLGNC; this is encoded by the exons atggtgcaggagCACGGCGGGAGTAAccacctgcagcagcagcatcagcaccAGCTGGCGAAGTACGGCGGCGGTGTGGCTGGCACCGGCGTGGCGCGGGCGTCGAGGAAGAACAAGCCCAAGAAGGTGCCCCAGCGCGGCCTCGGCGTGGCGCAGCTGGAGAAGCTCCGGATCGAGGAGCAGAAGAAGATGGAGGGTGGCGCCGCGTTGTCCTCCCACGGCGCgctcggcggcggtgatggcgtcctcggccacctccctcctccgccgccgccgtcgctcgcgtTGAGCGCCCTGCAGTCGAGGTCCGCCGCGGACGGTGGCTTCCCGGCGGCGCTCTGGAGCCCAGTGGATCCCATCAAACACCCGTACAAGAGGAGCCTGTGCCCACAGCCTCCATCCCCGATG GTGAGCACGGGCCTGTCGCTGACGGCGTCGGCGCGCCACCCAACGGAGCCCCCTTCAAACCAAATGtacagcagcagcggcagcaggagcagcgccgcggcggcggaggaggagagg GAGACGGGCGGCGTGGACAGGTCATGGCCTTTCATGTTCAAGGGCATGGCCGCCTtcaggacgacgacgagcagagctcctcctctggTGGCGCCTTTctcggcgaggacgacgaccacCGGCGAGCTGGCAGGGTTGGCCGATGTTGGTCCTGACCTGAGCAGATACGAGTTCAGAGCAACAAATTATTTCAG CAAGGAGAACGGCCGTGCCAGAGACCCTGCCTTCCTCACCTTGAGCTCACAGCCTCCACACCTCCTCAAGCAGCCTCATGTGGTGCCATCATACAACGACttcagtgccatggcat TTCAGGGAAGCAACAtttcatcatcgtcgtcgcagCCATTCTACAGCTTCCTTCCAGTCGGTCCGGTTCGTTGCGAAAGGACCTTGAGCGAGTGCAAGACCGATGTGTCTGAAGGCGTCGACTTAGAACTGAAGCTAGGAAATTGCTGA
- the LOC9271635 gene encoding protein SPEAR2 isoform X1 yields MVQEHGGSNHLQQQHQHQLAKYGGGVAGTGVARASRKNKPKKVPQRGLGVAQLEKLRIEEQKKMEGGAALSSHGALGGGDGVLGHLPPPPPPSLALSALQSRSAADGGFPAALWSPVDPIKHPYKRSLCPQPPSPMVSTGLSLTASARHPTEPPSNQMYSSSGSRSSAAAAEEERETGGVDRSWPFMFKGMAAFRTTTSRAPPLVAPFSARTTTTGELAGLADVGPDLSRYEFRATNYFSANANYSDWTSDFAHCKSSKENGRARDPAFLTLSSQPPHLLKQPHVVPSYNDFSAMASQGSNISSSSSQPFYSFLPVGPVRCERTLSECKTDVSEGVDLELKLGNC; encoded by the exons atggtgcaggagCACGGCGGGAGTAAccacctgcagcagcagcatcagcaccAGCTGGCGAAGTACGGCGGCGGTGTGGCTGGCACCGGCGTGGCGCGGGCGTCGAGGAAGAACAAGCCCAAGAAGGTGCCCCAGCGCGGCCTCGGCGTGGCGCAGCTGGAGAAGCTCCGGATCGAGGAGCAGAAGAAGATGGAGGGTGGCGCCGCGTTGTCCTCCCACGGCGCgctcggcggcggtgatggcgtcctcggccacctccctcctccgccgccgccgtcgctcgcgtTGAGCGCCCTGCAGTCGAGGTCCGCCGCGGACGGTGGCTTCCCGGCGGCGCTCTGGAGCCCAGTGGATCCCATCAAACACCCGTACAAGAGGAGCCTGTGCCCACAGCCTCCATCCCCGATG GTGAGCACGGGCCTGTCGCTGACGGCGTCGGCGCGCCACCCAACGGAGCCCCCTTCAAACCAAATGtacagcagcagcggcagcaggagcagcgccgcggcggcggaggaggagagg GAGACGGGCGGCGTGGACAGGTCATGGCCTTTCATGTTCAAGGGCATGGCCGCCTtcaggacgacgacgagcagagctcctcctctggTGGCGCCTTTctcggcgaggacgacgaccacCGGCGAGCTGGCAGGGTTGGCCGATGTTGGTCCTGACCTGAGCAGATACGAGTTCAGAGCAACAAATTATTTCAG TGCCAATGCAAATTATTCAGACTGGACATCTGACTTTGCTCACTGCAAAAGCAGCAAGGAGAACGGCCGTGCCAGAGACCCTGCCTTCCTCACCTTGAGCTCACAGCCTCCACACCTCCTCAAGCAGCCTCATGTGGTGCCATCATACAACGACttcagtgccatggcatctcag GGAAGCAACAtttcatcatcgtcgtcgcagCCATTCTACAGCTTCCTTCCAGTCGGTCCGGTTCGTTGCGAAAGGACCTTGAGCGAGTGCAAGACCGATGTGTCTGAAGGCGTCGACTTAGAACTGAAGCTAGGAAATTGCTGA
- the LOC9271635 gene encoding protein SPEAR2 isoform X4, whose protein sequence is MVQEHGGSNHLQQQHQHQLAKYGGGVAGTGVARASRKNKPKKVPQRGLGVAQLEKLRIEEQKKMEGGAALSSHGALGGGDGVLGHLPPPPPPSLALSALQSRSAADGGFPAALWSPVDPIKHPYKRSLCPQPPSPMVSTGLSLTASARHPTEPPSNQMYSSSGSRSSAAAAEEERETGGVDRSWPFMFKGMAAFRTTTSRAPPLVAPFSARTTTTGELAGLADVGPDLSRYEFRATNYFSKENGRARDPAFLTLSSQPPHLLKQPHVVPSYNDFSAMASQGSNISSSSSQPFYSFLPVGPVRCERTLSECKTDVSEGVDLELKLGNC, encoded by the exons atggtgcaggagCACGGCGGGAGTAAccacctgcagcagcagcatcagcaccAGCTGGCGAAGTACGGCGGCGGTGTGGCTGGCACCGGCGTGGCGCGGGCGTCGAGGAAGAACAAGCCCAAGAAGGTGCCCCAGCGCGGCCTCGGCGTGGCGCAGCTGGAGAAGCTCCGGATCGAGGAGCAGAAGAAGATGGAGGGTGGCGCCGCGTTGTCCTCCCACGGCGCgctcggcggcggtgatggcgtcctcggccacctccctcctccgccgccgccgtcgctcgcgtTGAGCGCCCTGCAGTCGAGGTCCGCCGCGGACGGTGGCTTCCCGGCGGCGCTCTGGAGCCCAGTGGATCCCATCAAACACCCGTACAAGAGGAGCCTGTGCCCACAGCCTCCATCCCCGATG GTGAGCACGGGCCTGTCGCTGACGGCGTCGGCGCGCCACCCAACGGAGCCCCCTTCAAACCAAATGtacagcagcagcggcagcaggagcagcgccgcggcggcggaggaggagagg GAGACGGGCGGCGTGGACAGGTCATGGCCTTTCATGTTCAAGGGCATGGCCGCCTtcaggacgacgacgagcagagctcctcctctggTGGCGCCTTTctcggcgaggacgacgaccacCGGCGAGCTGGCAGGGTTGGCCGATGTTGGTCCTGACCTGAGCAGATACGAGTTCAGAGCAACAAATTATTTCAG CAAGGAGAACGGCCGTGCCAGAGACCCTGCCTTCCTCACCTTGAGCTCACAGCCTCCACACCTCCTCAAGCAGCCTCATGTGGTGCCATCATACAACGACttcagtgccatggcatctcag GGAAGCAACAtttcatcatcgtcgtcgcagCCATTCTACAGCTTCCTTCCAGTCGGTCCGGTTCGTTGCGAAAGGACCTTGAGCGAGTGCAAGACCGATGTGTCTGAAGGCGTCGACTTAGAACTGAAGCTAGGAAATTGCTGA
- the LOC9271635 gene encoding protein SPEAR2 isoform X2, whose protein sequence is MVQEHGGSNHLQQQHQHQLAKYGGGVAGTGVARASRKNKPKKVPQRGLGVAQLEKLRIEEQKKMEGGAALSSHGALGGGDGVLGHLPPPPPPSLALSALQSRSAADGGFPAALWSPVDPIKHPYKRSLCPQPPSPMVSTGLSLTASARHPTEPPSNQMYSSSGSRSSAAAAEEERETGGVDRSWPFMFKGMAAFRTTTSRAPPLVAPFSARTTTTGELAGLADVGPDLSRYEFRATNYFSANANYSDWTSDFAHCKSSKENGRARDPAFLTLSSQPPHLLKQPHVVPSYNDFSAMAFQGSNISSSSSQPFYSFLPVGPVRCERTLSECKTDVSEGVDLELKLGNC, encoded by the exons atggtgcaggagCACGGCGGGAGTAAccacctgcagcagcagcatcagcaccAGCTGGCGAAGTACGGCGGCGGTGTGGCTGGCACCGGCGTGGCGCGGGCGTCGAGGAAGAACAAGCCCAAGAAGGTGCCCCAGCGCGGCCTCGGCGTGGCGCAGCTGGAGAAGCTCCGGATCGAGGAGCAGAAGAAGATGGAGGGTGGCGCCGCGTTGTCCTCCCACGGCGCgctcggcggcggtgatggcgtcctcggccacctccctcctccgccgccgccgtcgctcgcgtTGAGCGCCCTGCAGTCGAGGTCCGCCGCGGACGGTGGCTTCCCGGCGGCGCTCTGGAGCCCAGTGGATCCCATCAAACACCCGTACAAGAGGAGCCTGTGCCCACAGCCTCCATCCCCGATG GTGAGCACGGGCCTGTCGCTGACGGCGTCGGCGCGCCACCCAACGGAGCCCCCTTCAAACCAAATGtacagcagcagcggcagcaggagcagcgccgcggcggcggaggaggagagg GAGACGGGCGGCGTGGACAGGTCATGGCCTTTCATGTTCAAGGGCATGGCCGCCTtcaggacgacgacgagcagagctcctcctctggTGGCGCCTTTctcggcgaggacgacgaccacCGGCGAGCTGGCAGGGTTGGCCGATGTTGGTCCTGACCTGAGCAGATACGAGTTCAGAGCAACAAATTATTTCAG TGCCAATGCAAATTATTCAGACTGGACATCTGACTTTGCTCACTGCAAAAGCAGCAAGGAGAACGGCCGTGCCAGAGACCCTGCCTTCCTCACCTTGAGCTCACAGCCTCCACACCTCCTCAAGCAGCCTCATGTGGTGCCATCATACAACGACttcagtgccatggcat TTCAGGGAAGCAACAtttcatcatcgtcgtcgcagCCATTCTACAGCTTCCTTCCAGTCGGTCCGGTTCGTTGCGAAAGGACCTTGAGCGAGTGCAAGACCGATGTGTCTGAAGGCGTCGACTTAGAACTGAAGCTAGGAAATTGCTGA